The DNA region GTGCAATGAATTGACCATTTCTTCCCTTGACCCTGCCAGCCGCACGCCGGAGTACAAATACTGCGCCGCCCGGGTGGAAAAGATCAAGGACCAGGCCTGGGCTAAAGAAGAGGTCGCCCGTATCTACGAAGACCTCCGTTCACGGATGCACATTGTAAAAGAGGAGGTTTTAGCATGAACTCTTTCATAAAAGCAAACCCGATTCGCTGCATAGGGTGTAGAACCTGTTTGATAAGCTGCGTGGTTGCCCATGAGGGTAAACGGATATTTGAAATCGACCCCGACGCCTATAACTTTAATCCCCGGCTTTTCATGGTTAAGACCGCCCGGGTCAGCGCCCCGGTCCATTGCCGGCACTGCGAAAATCCCGCCTGCAAGGCATCCTGTACCTCAGGGGCCATCTACGTGAGGGACAATGTGGTGCTTGTGGACACCAAGAAGTGTATAGGCTGCAAAAACTGCGTCATAGCCTGCCCCTTCGGTGCGGTGGAAATCGTGGAAACCGCAGAAGTCCAGCACGACGGGTCACCCAGGAAGATCGCCAATAAGTGCGATCTCTGCGCCGGTGTTGCAGACAGCCCCTCCTGTGTGAAGGTCTGCCCCACCCAAGCCTTGGCCCTGGTTACCGAGGATGACTTGAGCGAAAGCGTAGCGGATAAGCGCAGAAGCGCTGCTGTCGCTGCTCTGGTCTGAGAAGCGGGTACGCGGATTGTGAAACTGTGAGTGGAAGGGAGCAGGGCGCGGCCTGTTGGGAAGAGCGGGATATTGTCCGTATAGACGCAACGGGCCGCCATAGGCGAATCGACCGGGTAATTAAAGAGGAGCCCTGTACCCTGTTTATCAACGGGGAACAGGTCAACATCTTTGCCTGTTGTCCGGCTGATTTGGAGGAACTGGCCGTGGGCTACGCTTTTTCAAAGGGATACTTCAGGGATAAAAAAGAGATAGAGGCACTGTCCATAGATAGTGACTCCGTTTCTTTGTCCATTCGGAACAGTGGAACTGTCGCCGATGCGGACACTCGGGTTTTCCCGGAGGAAATTTCCCTTTCCCCCGACGATATATATGCTGTCTGGGAAAGCTTTAACGCCCAGTGCGAGTTGTTCCAGGCTACCGGGGCGGCCCATGCCATGGCCCTGACCGACGGCAAACAGATACTTTTGTTTGCCGAAGATGTGGCCCGCCACAATGCCCTGGCAAAATTAATCGGCAAAATAATTCTGGGCAGCGTTGATCCCCGGGGGAAGATTTTGCTGATAAGCAGCCGGCTGGCCCTTGAAATGTTCAGGATGATAGAATCCCTGGGGCTTGCAGTATTGCTGTGCCACGGGGCGGTCAGCGCCGGGGCGGTAAGAAAGGCGGAAGAAGCGGGGATAACCCTGGCGGGTTTTGTGGGGCGCGCTTACATGAACATTTACAGTCACGGTGAGCGGATTACCGGGGTAGGGGCTGTATGAAGGGCGTGAAAAAAACTGCCCAGGGAAAATCCGGCCCGGAACAAAGGGATTTTTTGCCCGAGGCCCTGTCCGGGGCAGAGACCCTGAAAGGGGAGCCGGCAAGGCCGCCGGCAGGGGAGCCAATAGTGGTACGGTGCGCGGACTGTGCCGAGTTTCCCTGTAGTATTAAATGCGATAGTAATGCTATCGCCTATGTCTGTGGGGATTTGATGATAGAGCTTGATAAATGTGCTGTATGCGGGCAGTACAAGGGCAACAGTATCCCTGACTGTGTTGTCTCCTGCGGGTTTTCCCAGGAGAAGGCAGTCCTGGAAATACCAAGCGTCGGAATGAAACAGATCAGGGCGGCCAACGCCCTGTCCTTGCTGAAACTTTAAGAGAGGAGTTTTCTATGAGCGGAGAGGGAGCGTTTTTTGTATTGGCTGACCCGGAAAAGTGTACCGGGTGCAGGGCCTGCGAGGTGGCGTGTTTTGCGGCCCACCAGAAAGGGGTCCTGAAAACGGTTGGGACGGTTACTACACCGCTTATTCCCAATTTATACCTAACCCGGACTGAGACTATCAAGATGCCGATCCAGTGTCACCACTGTGAAAACGCACCCTGTCTCCAGTCCTGCCTGCCCGGCGCCCTGGAACGGAAAGACGGGTCTGTAGTGGTGAACGGCAAAAAATGTATCGGTTGTCGGAACTGCGCTTTGGCCTGTCCCTTTGGGGCCATCCAGATTATAGGGGCGGATATCCTGCCTGAACTCGGCGGTGCGGCGCCGGCGTTCAAGTGCGACCTCTGTCCGGATCGGGAGAATGGCCCCGCCTGCGTGGCCACCTGCCCCAACGAAGCGTTGCGGGTGGTTGACACGGAAGAAGAACTGCGGGAAAAACGGATCAGGTCAAGTGAAGCGGCGGAAGCCATTCAGGGCAGCAGCAAGGGGGTGCAGTAATCATGGCGGTAATTCAGATAGATAAAGATATTTGTACGGGGTGTCAGGAATGTACCAAGGTTTGCCCGGTCTATGCTATTGAGGGAAACCCCGGTGAAGCCCAGACCCTGGTTGCGGAACGCTGCGTTATGTGCGGCCAGTGTGTGCAGAAATGCAAGTCCTATGTTTCCCTGATCGATCACGGCCCGGAAATGTACAATAAAAAGCGCGAGGAGCGGATGCTGCCTGAAACAGTGCGGGAGCCCCTTTTTGCGGCCCATAACGTGAGCCATTTGGCGGAAGTGATCAAGGCCCTGGGCGATCCTTCCCTGTTCACGATTGTGCAGGCCGCCCCGGCGGTGCGGGTGGGTATTGCGGAAGACTTCGGCCTGCCCCTGGGCTCCCTGGCTTCCGGCAAGATGGCCGCAGGCCTGCGGCGGCTGGGCTTCAAAAAAGTCTACG from Treponema primitia ZAS-2 includes:
- a CDS encoding 4Fe-4S dicluster domain-containing protein, which translates into the protein MNSFIKANPIRCIGCRTCLISCVVAHEGKRIFEIDPDAYNFNPRLFMVKTARVSAPVHCRHCENPACKASCTSGAIYVRDNVVLVDTKKCIGCKNCVIACPFGAVEIVETAEVQHDGSPRKIANKCDLCAGVADSPSCVKVCPTQALALVTEDDLSESVADKRRSAAVAALV
- a CDS encoding 4Fe-4S dicluster domain-containing protein, whose translation is MSGEGAFFVLADPEKCTGCRACEVACFAAHQKGVLKTVGTVTTPLIPNLYLTRTETIKMPIQCHHCENAPCLQSCLPGALERKDGSVVVNGKKCIGCRNCALACPFGAIQIIGADILPELGGAAPAFKCDLCPDRENGPACVATCPNEALRVVDTEEELREKRIRSSEAAEAIQGSSKGVQ
- a CDS encoding formate dehydrogenase accessory sulfurtransferase FdhD, yielding MSGREQGAACWEERDIVRIDATGRHRRIDRVIKEEPCTLFINGEQVNIFACCPADLEELAVGYAFSKGYFRDKKEIEALSIDSDSVSLSIRNSGTVADADTRVFPEEISLSPDDIYAVWESFNAQCELFQATGAAHAMALTDGKQILLFAEDVARHNALAKLIGKIILGSVDPRGKILLISSRLALEMFRMIESLGLAVLLCHGAVSAGAVRKAEEAGITLAGFVGRAYMNIYSHGERITGVGAV